A genomic region of Phenylobacterium parvum contains the following coding sequences:
- a CDS encoding ATP-binding protein, protein MKPPEFRPKTPPTTGFHARISAAALVTALSVLLIASLAFMGQQWAMVHAQNRNLQATLGGMAAISIADAAKAGDKAAVESAVRSLGLAPALVSAEYFDSEGHRVAGFRREALEANSATVVIRTPVTRGGERFGEIVTAGRPAGLSDVAPQLLALAGALLFAGIGAAMVMAKQQADRVVEPVVELSAAMQRVSESGSYEPILLKTRDGLFRGLSASFNHLLHRLSVREAQQQAMMTELQDARDRADDASLMKTQFLANMSHEIRTPLNGVLTMAEIMAMGDLPAEQRKRLDVVRQSGGLLLAILNDVLDLSKIEAGRMTLTDEVFDLEDALSPVRDLFAPAAREKGLEFEMRITPAASGAWRGDPGRLRQILSNLVSNAVKFTHHGSISLHIDQVADQLVMTVRDTGVGIPPEKHAVLFEKFVQVDNSATRRFGGTGLGLAISAELTHMMGGRISFDSTEGLGSTFRFTAPLLRASDSDAERLDDGLFDDEDEAWPPLRVLAAEDNPTNQQVLTAVMASVGCALEVVSDGAAAVAAWKTGRFDLILMDIHMPVMGGVEAARAIRALERNRGLPRTPIIALTADALTHQVAEYLAAGMDEHLSKPIEIKRLVETISRVTSDPDLGQGPRAAQA, encoded by the coding sequence ATGAAGCCGCCCGAGTTCCGACCCAAGACGCCGCCGACGACGGGCTTCCACGCCCGGATCTCGGCCGCCGCCCTGGTCACGGCGCTCAGCGTCCTCCTGATCGCCAGCCTGGCCTTCATGGGCCAGCAGTGGGCCATGGTCCACGCGCAGAACCGTAACCTCCAGGCGACCCTCGGCGGCATGGCCGCGATCAGCATCGCCGACGCGGCAAAGGCGGGGGACAAGGCCGCGGTGGAGTCCGCCGTCCGCTCCCTGGGACTCGCGCCCGCCCTGGTCTCGGCCGAGTACTTCGATTCCGAGGGCCACAGGGTCGCCGGCTTCCGCCGCGAGGCCCTCGAGGCGAACTCCGCCACCGTGGTCATCCGCACCCCGGTCACCCGAGGGGGCGAGCGGTTTGGCGAGATCGTCACCGCCGGCCGTCCGGCCGGCCTGTCCGACGTGGCGCCCCAGCTCCTGGCCCTGGCCGGCGCCCTGCTCTTCGCCGGCATCGGCGCCGCCATGGTGATGGCCAAGCAGCAGGCTGACCGCGTCGTCGAGCCCGTCGTCGAGCTCTCGGCCGCCATGCAGAGGGTCTCGGAGAGCGGCAGCTACGAACCCATCCTCCTGAAGACCCGGGATGGCCTGTTCCGCGGCCTCAGCGCCTCCTTCAACCACCTGCTCCACCGGCTGTCGGTCCGTGAGGCCCAGCAGCAGGCCATGATGACCGAGCTGCAGGACGCCCGCGACCGCGCCGACGACGCCAGCCTGATGAAGACCCAGTTCCTGGCCAACATGAGCCACGAGATCCGCACGCCCCTGAACGGGGTGCTGACCATGGCCGAGATCATGGCCATGGGCGACCTGCCGGCCGAGCAGAGGAAGCGTCTCGACGTCGTCCGCCAGTCCGGCGGCCTGCTCCTGGCCATCCTCAACGACGTGCTGGACCTGTCCAAGATCGAGGCGGGCCGGATGACCCTGACCGACGAGGTCTTCGACCTCGAGGACGCCCTCAGCCCCGTCCGCGACCTCTTCGCCCCCGCCGCGCGGGAGAAGGGGCTGGAGTTCGAGATGCGCATCACGCCCGCCGCTTCCGGGGCCTGGCGCGGCGATCCCGGCCGTCTGCGCCAGATCCTCAGCAACCTGGTCTCCAACGCGGTCAAGTTCACCCATCACGGCTCGATCAGCCTTCATATCGACCAGGTCGCGGACCAGCTGGTCATGACCGTGCGCGACACCGGCGTCGGCATCCCCCCGGAGAAGCACGCCGTCCTGTTCGAGAAGTTCGTCCAGGTCGACAATTCGGCCACGCGGCGCTTTGGCGGCACGGGCCTCGGCCTCGCCATCTCGGCTGAACTGACCCACATGATGGGCGGCCGGATCAGCTTCGACAGCACCGAGGGACTGGGCTCGACCTTCCGCTTCACCGCGCCCCTCCTCCGCGCCAGCGACTCCGACGCCGAACGCCTTGATGACGGCCTCTTCGATGATGAGGACGAGGCCTGGCCGCCCCTGCGGGTCCTCGCGGCCGAAGACAATCCCACCAACCAGCAGGTCCTGACCGCCGTCATGGCCTCGGTGGGCTGCGCCCTCGAGGTGGTGTCCGACGGCGCCGCCGCAGTGGCCGCCTGGAAGACCGGTCGCTTCGACCTGATCCTCATGGACATCCACATGCCCGTCATGGGCGGGGTCGAGGCCGCCCGGGCCATCCGCGCCCTCGAGCGCAACCGCGGCCTGCCCCGGACCCCGATCATCGCCCTCACGGCCGACGCCCTGACCCACCAGGTCGCCGAGTACCTCGCCGCCGGCATGGACGAGCACCTTTCCAAGCCTATCGAGATCAAGCGCCTGGTGGAAACCATCAGCCGGGTCACCAGCGAC
- a CDS encoding error-prone DNA polymerase, with the protein MSRYAELAAASNFSFLRAASHPEELVQTAAALGLEALGIADRNSVAGVVRAWAAGRKLEAGPRVLAGTRLVFADGTPDLICYPQDRAAWGRLTRLLTLGKRRARKGGCDFGLGDFLDHAEGLLGIVLPPAPGDPAGADFPRRLEALARARRGSVWLGGVRRYGPRDLAELARLEALGAAAGAPLVAVGEVLYHDARRRPLQDVLTCIREGCTIHEAGLRLEANAERRLKSPAEMARLFARFPGAVERSLEIAGRVGFDLSELRYEYPDEPVPPGKTALQHLRDLTWEGAAWRFEGGLGERERRTLEHELDLIGKLGFPNYFLTVHDIVRWAREQGILCQGRGSAANSVVCFCLGITAVDPTKKDQDLLFSRFISEARGEPPDIDVDFEHERREEVMQYLFRRYGRERAAIAATVIHFRPRMAIRQVGKALGLTEDVTAALAGTVWGPWSGMSPDPYIRQAGLDPDAPEIRRATTLAGELLGFPRHLSQHVGGYVLTRGRLDEMAPIGNAAMPDRTFIEWDKDDIDALGLMKVDILALGMLSALRKSFAMIPPRADGTRLTDIAQVPQEVPQVYDMLCRADSVGVFQVESRAQMSMLPRLKPRRFYDLVIEVAIVRPGPIQGDMVHPYLRRRDGTDPVDFPAPAPEHGPPDELHRVLGKTLGVPLFQEQAMRLAIEAARFSENDADGLRRAMATFRNLGSVSEYRRRFLEGMTGRGYDPDFAERCFRQIEGFGSYGFPESHAISFALLVYASAWVKWRWPDAFCAALINSQPMGFYQPAQLVRDAQAHGVEVRPVDVMASDWDCTLEPVPGRRLRAVRLGLRQVRGLAREDAARLLRVRDRGARAVADFAREVSGRGMELLAEADAFAGLGVSRRQALWAVKGLAGADRADREAPLAAGADLPEPEAALPVMTAARETAEDYRTLRLSLKAHPCAFLRGELAARGARTAAELGRMRDGRRTAVAGLVLVRQRPGTAKGVVFMTLEDETGAANIIVWKDVFEAHRPAVMRSGLVLVEGRLQVAGQIVHLVAERITDLSFLAAALRTEEAGEAPPAGGGRLVASRDFH; encoded by the coding sequence ATGAGCCGCTACGCCGAGCTGGCGGCGGCCAGCAACTTCTCCTTCCTGCGCGCCGCCTCGCATCCCGAGGAGCTGGTGCAGACCGCCGCCGCCCTGGGGCTGGAAGCCCTGGGGATCGCCGACCGCAACAGCGTCGCCGGCGTGGTGCGGGCCTGGGCGGCGGGGCGGAAGCTGGAGGCGGGGCCGCGCGTGCTGGCGGGAACGCGGCTGGTCTTCGCCGACGGGACGCCGGACCTGATCTGCTATCCGCAGGACCGGGCCGCCTGGGGACGGCTGACCCGCCTGTTGACCCTGGGCAAGCGGCGGGCGCGCAAGGGCGGGTGCGACTTCGGCCTTGGCGACTTCCTTGACCATGCGGAGGGCCTGCTGGGCATCGTCCTGCCCCCGGCGCCGGGGGACCCCGCCGGCGCGGACTTTCCCCGGCGGCTGGAGGCCCTGGCCCGGGCCCGGCGGGGGTCGGTCTGGCTGGGCGGAGTGCGCCGCTACGGCCCCCGCGACCTGGCGGAGCTGGCCCGGCTGGAAGCCCTGGGCGCGGCGGCGGGAGCGCCCCTGGTCGCGGTGGGCGAGGTGCTCTACCACGACGCCCGCCGGCGGCCCCTGCAGGACGTCCTGACCTGTATCCGCGAGGGCTGCACGATCCACGAGGCGGGGCTGAGGCTGGAGGCCAACGCCGAGCGCCGTCTGAAGTCTCCCGCCGAGATGGCCCGCCTGTTCGCCCGCTTCCCCGGCGCCGTCGAGCGCAGCCTGGAGATCGCCGGCCGGGTCGGCTTCGACCTGTCGGAACTGCGGTACGAATACCCCGACGAGCCCGTCCCGCCGGGCAAGACCGCCCTGCAGCACCTGCGCGACCTGACCTGGGAGGGGGCGGCCTGGCGCTTCGAGGGCGGGCTGGGCGAACGCGAGCGGCGGACCCTGGAGCACGAGCTCGACCTGATCGGCAAGCTGGGCTTTCCCAACTACTTCCTGACCGTCCACGACATTGTCCGCTGGGCGCGGGAGCAGGGCATCCTCTGCCAGGGGCGCGGGTCGGCGGCCAACTCCGTGGTCTGCTTCTGCCTGGGCATCACCGCCGTCGACCCCACCAAGAAGGACCAGGACCTGCTGTTCTCGCGCTTCATCTCCGAGGCGCGGGGCGAGCCGCCGGACATCGACGTCGACTTCGAGCACGAGCGGCGCGAGGAGGTCATGCAGTACCTGTTCCGCCGCTATGGCCGCGAGCGGGCGGCCATCGCCGCCACGGTGATCCACTTCCGGCCGCGCATGGCCATCCGCCAGGTGGGCAAGGCCCTGGGCCTGACCGAGGACGTCACCGCCGCCCTGGCCGGCACGGTCTGGGGGCCCTGGAGCGGCATGAGCCCGGACCCCTACATCCGCCAGGCGGGCCTGGACCCGGACGCCCCGGAGATTCGCCGGGCCACCACCCTGGCCGGCGAGTTGCTGGGCTTTCCCCGCCACCTGTCCCAGCACGTGGGCGGCTATGTCCTGACCCGGGGCCGGCTGGACGAGATGGCGCCCATCGGCAACGCCGCCATGCCCGACCGCACCTTCATCGAGTGGGACAAGGACGACATCGACGCCCTGGGCCTGATGAAGGTGGACATCCTGGCCCTGGGCATGCTGAGCGCCCTGCGCAAGAGCTTTGCGATGATCCCCCCGCGGGCCGACGGGACCCGGCTGACCGACATCGCCCAGGTCCCCCAGGAGGTCCCCCAGGTCTACGACATGCTGTGCCGGGCGGATTCCGTGGGCGTCTTCCAGGTGGAGAGCCGGGCGCAGATGTCCATGCTGCCGCGCCTGAAGCCCCGGCGGTTCTACGACCTGGTGATCGAGGTGGCGATCGTGCGGCCCGGCCCCATCCAGGGCGACATGGTCCATCCCTACCTGCGCCGGCGCGACGGGACCGACCCGGTGGACTTCCCCGCCCCCGCGCCGGAGCACGGCCCGCCGGACGAGCTGCACCGGGTGCTGGGCAAGACCCTGGGGGTGCCCCTGTTCCAGGAACAGGCCATGCGCCTGGCCATCGAGGCGGCCCGGTTCAGCGAGAACGACGCCGACGGCCTGCGCCGGGCCATGGCCACATTCCGCAACCTGGGGAGCGTCAGCGAATACCGTCGCCGCTTCCTGGAGGGCATGACCGGGCGGGGCTACGATCCGGACTTCGCCGAGCGCTGCTTCCGCCAGATCGAGGGGTTCGGCTCCTACGGCTTCCCCGAGAGCCACGCCATCAGCTTCGCCCTCCTGGTCTACGCCTCGGCCTGGGTGAAGTGGCGCTGGCCCGACGCCTTCTGCGCGGCCCTGATCAATTCCCAGCCCATGGGCTTCTACCAGCCCGCCCAGCTGGTGCGCGACGCCCAGGCGCACGGGGTGGAGGTGCGACCCGTCGACGTGATGGCCAGCGACTGGGACTGCACCCTGGAGCCGGTTCCCGGCCGGCGTCTGAGGGCCGTGCGCCTGGGCCTGCGACAGGTGCGGGGCCTGGCCCGGGAGGACGCCGCCCGACTGCTCCGGGTCCGCGACCGGGGCGCCCGCGCCGTCGCCGACTTCGCCCGGGAGGTGAGCGGCCGGGGGATGGAGCTGCTGGCCGAGGCCGACGCCTTCGCCGGGCTCGGGGTGAGCCGGCGCCAGGCCCTGTGGGCGGTGAAGGGGCTGGCCGGCGCCGACCGGGCCGACCGCGAGGCGCCCCTGGCGGCCGGGGCCGACCTGCCCGAGCCGGAGGCCGCCCTGCCGGTCATGACCGCCGCCCGGGAGACCGCCGAGGACTATCGGACCCTGCGCCTGTCCCTGAAGGCCCACCCCTGCGCCTTCCTGCGCGGCGAGCTGGCGGCGCGGGGCGCACGGACGGCGGCCGAGCTGGGGCGGATGCGCGATGGGCGCCGCACCGCGGTGGCCGGCCTGGTCCTGGTGCGCCAGAGGCCCGGGACGGCCAAGGGCGTGGTCTTCATGACCCTGGAGGACGAGACCGGCGCGGCCAACATCATCGTCTGGAAGGACGTCTTCGAGGCGCACAGGCCGGCGGTCATGCGCTCGGGCCTGGTGCTGGTGGAGGGCCGGCTGCAGGTGGCCGGCCAGATCGTCCACCTGGTGGCCGAGCGGATCACCGACCTGTCCTTCCTGGCCGCCGCACTGAGGACGGAGGAGGCCGGCGAGGCCCCGCCCGCCGGTGGCGGACGGCTGGTGGCCAGCCGGGACTTCCATTGA
- the serA gene encoding phosphoglycerate dehydrogenase, whose product MPRVLIADKLSPAAVDIFRQRGVEADVKTGLSKDELLKIIGEYDGLAVRSATKADKDVIAAAGQLKVIGRAGIGVDNVDIPAATSKGIVVMNTPFGNSITTAEHAVAMMFALARQIPAADASTQAGKWEKNRFMGIELYAKTLGLIGAGNIGSIVADRANGLKMKVVAYDPFLSAERAVEIGVEKVELDDLLARADIITLHTPLTDKTRNILSAESLAKAKKGVLIVNCARGGLVDEAALRTLLDSGHVGGAAFDVFVEEPATANVLFGAPNFIATPHLGASTLEAQENVALQVAEQMSDYLLTGAVTNALNSPSVSAEEAPKLKPFVALAERLGAFAGQMIDVEIKAVELAYEGEVALLNTRPLTAAALAGVMRPVLAEINMVSAPAAARERGVTVTESKQDDSPVFESLVRITVTTTMGKRSFAGTVVAGTPRIVEVKGMELDAPFSPTMLYVNNQDKPGFIGAVGALLSEAQVNIATFNLGRVAAGEDAICLIGVDQEPDDGLVGRIRALPHVKEARILRF is encoded by the coding sequence ATGCCCCGCGTGCTGATCGCTGACAAACTTTCCCCCGCCGCCGTCGACATCTTCCGCCAGAGGGGGGTCGAGGCCGACGTGAAGACCGGCCTGTCCAAGGACGAGCTCCTGAAGATCATCGGCGAGTACGACGGCCTGGCCGTCCGCTCGGCCACCAAGGCCGACAAGGACGTGATCGCCGCCGCCGGCCAGCTCAAGGTCATCGGCCGGGCCGGGATCGGGGTCGACAATGTCGACATCCCCGCCGCGACCTCCAAGGGCATCGTGGTGATGAACACCCCCTTCGGGAACTCCATCACCACCGCCGAGCATGCCGTGGCCATGATGTTCGCCCTGGCCCGCCAGATCCCCGCCGCCGACGCCTCCACCCAGGCCGGCAAGTGGGAGAAGAACCGGTTCATGGGCATCGAGCTCTACGCCAAGACCCTGGGCCTGATCGGGGCGGGCAATATCGGCTCCATCGTCGCCGACCGGGCCAACGGCCTGAAGATGAAGGTGGTGGCCTACGATCCCTTCCTGTCCGCCGAGCGGGCCGTGGAGATCGGCGTGGAGAAGGTCGAGCTGGATGACCTGCTGGCCCGGGCCGACATCATCACCCTGCACACCCCCCTGACCGACAAGACCCGCAACATCCTGTCGGCCGAGAGCCTGGCCAAGGCGAAGAAGGGCGTGCTGATCGTCAACTGCGCCCGCGGCGGCCTGGTGGACGAGGCGGCCCTGCGCACCCTGCTGGACTCCGGCCATGTGGGAGGGGCGGCCTTCGACGTCTTCGTCGAGGAGCCGGCGACGGCCAACGTCCTGTTCGGCGCGCCGAACTTCATCGCCACCCCGCACCTGGGCGCCTCGACCCTGGAGGCGCAGGAGAACGTCGCCCTGCAGGTGGCCGAGCAGATGAGCGACTACCTGCTGACCGGGGCGGTGACCAACGCCCTCAACAGCCCGTCGGTGAGCGCCGAGGAGGCCCCCAAGCTGAAGCCGTTCGTGGCCCTGGCCGAGCGCCTCGGCGCCTTCGCCGGCCAGATGATCGACGTGGAGATCAAGGCCGTGGAACTGGCCTACGAGGGCGAGGTGGCCCTGCTGAACACCCGGCCCCTGACCGCTGCGGCCCTGGCCGGGGTGATGCGGCCCGTGCTGGCCGAGATCAACATGGTCTCGGCCCCCGCCGCCGCGCGGGAGCGGGGCGTGACGGTGACCGAGTCCAAGCAGGACGACTCGCCGGTCTTCGAGAGCCTGGTGCGGATCACCGTGACCACGACCATGGGCAAGCGCTCCTTCGCCGGGACGGTGGTGGCCGGGACCCCGCGCATCGTCGAGGTCAAGGGCATGGAGCTGGACGCCCCCTTCAGCCCGACCATGCTGTACGTGAACAACCAGGACAAGCCGGGCTTCATCGGCGCTGTGGGCGCCCTGTTGTCCGAGGCGCAGGTCAACATCGCCACCTTCAACCTGGGCCGGGTGGCCGCCGGCGAGGACGCCATCTGCCTGATCGGCGTGGACCAGGAGCCCGACGACGGCCTGGTGGGCCGCATCCGCGCCCTGCCCCACGTCAAGGAAGCCCGTATCCTGAGGTTCTAG
- a CDS encoding ImuA family protein, which translates to MDGDRRNRLATLRADIRRLERWTGPARGRLSLGDPRLDSALGGGLALGQWHEIGGEGVEAETCAAPAAFAARLAAALLARPDQRGRSAVWILRRDDLFPPGLAELGLPADRLVGVCARDEAEALAVAEDALASPGVGVVLAEVGAVDLTAGRRLQLACEVRGGTGLVILRRPFGGAAAGTSGGTAAATCWRVSPAASAPNPGELGLGPPRWRLRLTRGRGGRAGAWSVEAGASGDEGEADVAHPLRLVAELGDRDLAAPAALSAAG; encoded by the coding sequence ATGGACGGGGACAGGCGGAACAGGCTGGCGACGCTGCGGGCGGACATCCGGCGGCTGGAGCGGTGGACAGGACCGGCGCGGGGGCGGCTGTCCCTGGGCGATCCGCGCCTGGATTCCGCCCTGGGCGGAGGCCTGGCCCTGGGCCAGTGGCACGAGATCGGCGGTGAAGGGGTCGAGGCCGAGACCTGCGCCGCCCCCGCCGCCTTCGCCGCCCGGCTGGCCGCCGCCCTGCTGGCCCGGCCGGACCAGCGCGGCCGCTCGGCCGTCTGGATCCTGCGCCGCGACGACCTCTTCCCTCCCGGCCTGGCGGAGCTGGGCCTGCCGGCGGACCGGCTGGTGGGGGTCTGCGCCCGGGACGAGGCCGAGGCCCTGGCCGTCGCCGAGGACGCCCTGGCCTCTCCCGGCGTCGGGGTGGTGCTGGCCGAGGTCGGCGCCGTGGACCTGACCGCCGGGCGGCGCCTGCAGCTGGCCTGCGAGGTGCGCGGCGGCACGGGGCTGGTGATCCTGCGCCGGCCCTTCGGCGGGGCGGCGGCGGGGACGTCGGGCGGCACGGCGGCGGCCACCTGCTGGCGGGTGTCGCCGGCGGCCAGCGCGCCAAATCCGGGTGAACTGGGCCTGGGACCGCCCCGCTGGCGCCTGCGCCTGACCCGCGGCCGGGGCGGCCGGGCCGGCGCCTGGAGCGTGGAGGCCGGCGCAAGCGGAGACGAGGGAGAAGCCGATGTCGCGCATCCTCTGCGTCTGGTCGCCGAACTGGGCGATCGAGACCTGGCGGCGCCGGCGGCCCTCAGCGCCGCAGGTTGA
- a CDS encoding phosphoserine transaminase — protein sequence MTTTPRPAVRPARPEFSSGPCAKRPGWTPEALKDAVLGRSHRSKPGKARLQDAINRTRRVLEVPDSHLIGIVPGSDTGAVEMALWSLLGPRKIQLLAFESFGKDWVTDVVKQLKLPAEVLEAPYGELPDLSRVDPAADLVFTWNGTTSGVRVPDAGFIAADREGLTICDATSAAFAQDLDWAKLDVVTFSWQKALGGEGAHGVLVLSPRAVARLESHTPAWPMPKLFRMTKNGKVTLDLFEGATINTPSMLCVEDVIDALAWGEAIGGLAAMRARADANLAVLAEWVGRTPWVDFLAANPATRSNTSVCLKVVDARVAALSADAQADFAKTLASLLEKEGAALDVGGYRDAPPGLRIWCGATVETDDLRALTPWLDWAFETAAAGL from the coding sequence ATGACTACGACCCCGCGGCCGGCCGTGCGCCCGGCCCGTCCCGAATTTTCCTCCGGCCCCTGCGCCAAGCGCCCCGGATGGACCCCCGAAGCCCTCAAGGACGCCGTCCTCGGCCGGTCTCACCGGTCGAAGCCCGGCAAGGCGCGCCTGCAGGACGCCATCAACCGCACCCGCCGGGTGCTGGAGGTTCCCGACAGCCACCTGATCGGCATCGTCCCCGGCTCGGACACCGGGGCGGTGGAGATGGCGCTCTGGTCCCTGCTGGGTCCGCGCAAGATCCAGCTCCTGGCCTTCGAGAGCTTTGGCAAGGACTGGGTCACCGACGTGGTCAAGCAGCTGAAGCTGCCCGCCGAGGTTCTGGAGGCGCCCTACGGCGAACTGCCCGACCTGTCGCGGGTCGATCCCGCCGCCGACCTGGTCTTCACCTGGAACGGCACCACCTCGGGGGTGCGCGTACCGGACGCGGGCTTCATCGCCGCAGACCGCGAGGGCCTGACGATCTGCGACGCCACCTCGGCCGCCTTCGCCCAGGACCTGGACTGGGCCAAGCTCGATGTCGTGACCTTTTCCTGGCAGAAGGCCCTGGGCGGCGAAGGCGCGCACGGCGTGCTGGTCCTGTCCCCCCGCGCCGTGGCGCGGCTGGAGAGCCATACCCCGGCCTGGCCCATGCCCAAGCTGTTCCGCATGACCAAGAACGGCAAGGTGACCCTGGACCTGTTCGAGGGCGCGACCATCAACACCCCCTCCATGCTGTGCGTCGAGGACGTGATCGACGCCCTGGCCTGGGGCGAGGCGATCGGCGGCCTTGCAGCCATGCGCGCCCGGGCCGACGCCAACCTGGCCGTCCTGGCCGAGTGGGTGGGCCGGACCCCCTGGGTGGACTTCCTGGCCGCCAACCCGGCGACCCGGTCCAACACCTCGGTCTGCCTGAAGGTGGTCGATGCGCGGGTGGCGGCCCTGTCCGCCGACGCCCAGGCCGACTTCGCCAAGACCCTGGCCTCCCTGCTCGAGAAGGAGGGTGCGGCCCTGGACGTCGGCGGCTATCGCGACGCCCCGCCCGGCCTGCGGATCTGGTGCGGCGCCACGGTGGAGACGGACGACCTGCGCGCCCTGACCCCCTGGCTCGACTGGGCCTTCGAGACCGCCGCCGCCGGGCTCTGA
- a CDS encoding MmcQ/YjbR family DNA-binding protein → MSAPRNPCRQAEAELLAHGLSLPETDLAPPSRAGDHFRYLRVAGKGFAVLGERGEAPDALTLTVKLPVSAGMVADLPFVRESTGWYRRHNWVIAHFGPDDDVLAEMETLKAWMRQSYLAVAPRRLARQVAGD, encoded by the coding sequence GTGAGCGCGCCCCGGAACCCCTGCCGCCAGGCGGAAGCCGAACTGCTGGCCCATGGCCTCAGCCTGCCGGAGACCGACCTGGCCCCGCCATCCCGGGCGGGGGATCATTTCCGTTACCTGCGGGTGGCCGGGAAGGGCTTCGCCGTCCTCGGCGAGCGGGGCGAGGCGCCGGATGCGCTGACACTGACGGTCAAGCTGCCCGTCTCCGCCGGGATGGTCGCGGACCTGCCCTTCGTGCGGGAAAGCACCGGCTGGTACAGGCGCCACAACTGGGTCATCGCCCATTTCGGGCCGGACGACGATGTCCTGGCCGAGATGGAGACCCTGAAGGCCTGGATGCGGCAGAGCTACCTGGCTGTCGCCCCCCGACGGCTGGCGCGGCAGGTCGCCGGCGACTGA
- a CDS encoding Y-family DNA polymerase — MSRILCVWSPNWAIETWRRRRPSAPQVEPFALVGPDRGLRVLTAVSPQAAAAGLFPGQRVTDAQALRPDLVLAEAEPEADARALEALADWCVRFSPAVAPDPPDGLFLDIGGVAHLWGGEAEMAADLAARLARDGLTPRIAAADTAGAAWALARSPAAEAGPQVLASWDPDGREASPPPPELAGLPLSTLRLSPAAVERLSRLGLRRIGQLAALPRGPLARRFGAGVLLRLDQALGRAPEALAFRRPPTPWFARLDLAEPVSAPDDLARLCRDVALRLCARLETAGRGARRLRLDFHRVDGAPVGLELGLSRPARDPDRIARLFLPRLETLDPGFGIEAVSLQAAEVEVLSPGQADLASLLEPVEGPEALAPLIDRLNARLGPGRVWRSRPRASHVPERSVRRTAALETEAGPAVRWPAWRPRPLRLLPRPEVLEAVIALTPDEPPRQFRWRRRVHRIRLAEGPERIGAEWWRSGIEAVRTDQVRDYYRVEDQDGARFWVFRSGLHDHDRPVRWWLHGLFG; from the coding sequence ATGTCGCGCATCCTCTGCGTCTGGTCGCCGAACTGGGCGATCGAGACCTGGCGGCGCCGGCGGCCCTCAGCGCCGCAGGTTGAACCCTTCGCCCTGGTCGGACCGGATCGCGGACTGAGGGTGCTGACCGCCGTCAGCCCGCAGGCCGCCGCCGCGGGCCTCTTTCCCGGCCAGAGGGTGACCGACGCCCAGGCCCTGCGCCCCGACCTGGTCCTGGCCGAGGCCGAGCCGGAAGCCGACGCCCGCGCCCTGGAGGCCCTGGCCGACTGGTGCGTGCGCTTCTCCCCCGCCGTGGCCCCGGACCCGCCGGACGGCCTGTTCCTGGACATCGGCGGGGTCGCCCACCTGTGGGGCGGCGAGGCGGAGATGGCCGCCGACCTGGCCGCCCGCCTGGCGAGGGACGGCCTGACCCCCCGGATCGCCGCAGCGGATACGGCCGGCGCGGCCTGGGCCCTGGCGCGGAGCCCGGCGGCGGAGGCGGGACCGCAGGTCCTGGCCTCCTGGGATCCTGACGGGCGGGAGGCGTCGCCCCCGCCGCCAGAGCTGGCCGGCCTGCCCCTGTCGACCCTGCGCCTGTCGCCGGCGGCGGTGGAACGTCTGTCCCGGCTGGGCCTGAGGCGGATCGGCCAGCTGGCCGCCCTGCCCCGCGGCCCCCTGGCCAGGCGCTTTGGCGCCGGGGTCCTGCTGCGCCTGGACCAGGCCCTGGGCCGGGCGCCCGAGGCCCTGGCCTTCCGCCGTCCGCCCACCCCCTGGTTCGCCCGCCTGGACCTGGCCGAGCCGGTGAGCGCCCCGGACGACCTGGCCCGCCTGTGCCGGGACGTCGCCCTGCGCCTCTGCGCGCGGCTGGAGACGGCCGGGCGCGGGGCCCGCCGCCTGCGCCTGGACTTCCACCGGGTGGACGGCGCCCCCGTAGGCCTGGAGCTGGGCCTGTCCCGCCCCGCCCGGGACCCCGACCGCATCGCCCGCCTCTTCCTGCCCCGGCTGGAGACCCTGGACCCCGGCTTCGGGATCGAGGCGGTCAGCCTGCAGGCGGCGGAGGTCGAGGTCCTGTCCCCGGGCCAGGCCGACCTGGCCAGCCTGCTGGAGCCCGTCGAGGGACCCGAGGCCCTGGCGCCCCTGATCGACCGGCTGAACGCCCGGCTGGGGCCCGGGCGGGTCTGGCGCAGCCGGCCCCGGGCCAGCCATGTCCCTGAACGCTCGGTGCGCCGGACCGCCGCCCTGGAGACGGAGGCCGGCCCAGCCGTGAGATGGCCCGCCTGGCGACCCCGCCCCTTACGCCTCCTGCCTCGCCCCGAGGTCCTGGAGGCGGTGATCGCCCTGACCCCCGACGAGCCGCCCCGGCAGTTCCGCTGGCGCCGGCGCGTGCACCGCATCCGCCTGGCCGAGGGGCCCGAGCGGATCGGCGCGGAGTGGTGGCGGAGCGGGATCGAGGCGGTCCGGACCGACCAGGTGCGCGACTACTACCGGGTGGAGGACCAGGACGGGGCCCGCTTCTGGGTCTTCCGCTCGGGCCTGCACGACCATGACCGGCCGGTGCGCTGGTGGCTGCACGGCCTGTTCGGATGA